A section of the Lathamus discolor isolate bLatDis1 chromosome 6, bLatDis1.hap1, whole genome shotgun sequence genome encodes:
- the LRFN5 gene encoding leucine-rich repeat and fibronectin type-III domain-containing protein 5 isoform X1, with protein MEKLLLFLLFIGIAVRAQICPKRCVCQILSPNLATLCAKKGLLFVPPNIDRRTVELRLADNFVTNIKRKDFANMTSLVDLTLSRNTISFITPHAFADLRNLRALHLNSNRLTKITNDMFSGLSNLHHLILNNNQLTLISSTAFDDVLALEELDLSYNNLETIPWDAVEKMVSLHTLSLDHNMIDHIPKGTFSHLHKMTRLDVTSNKLQKLPPDPLFQRAQVLATSGIISPSTFALSFGGNPLHCNCELLWLRRLSREDDLETCASPTLLSGRYFWSIPEEEFLCEPPLITRHTHELRVLEGQRAALRCKARGDPEPAIHWISPEGKLISNATRSVVYDNGTLDILITTVKDTGSFTCIASNPAGEATQTVDLHIIKLPHLLNSTNHIHEPDPGSSDISTSTKSGSNASSSNGDTKVSQDKKVVIAEATSSTALLKFNFQRNIPGIRMFQIQYNGTYDDSLVYRMIPPTSKTFLVNNLAAGTVYDLCVLAIYDDGITSLTATRVVGCTQFTTEQDYVRCHFMQSQFLGGTMIIIIGGIIVASVLVFIIILMIRYKVCNNNGQQKATKVSNVYSQTNGAQIQGCSGVLSQSMSKQAVGHEEGIQCCKAASDGMTQSPETGSSQDSATTTSALPPTWTSSTSVSQKQKRKSGPKPSSEPQSEAVSSIESQNTNRNNSTALQLASRPPDSVKGAPTYKRAQSKPSKFLTLPADASRAKRRFSLGGELMESRCPGSAWGAGGLRSKRSMSMNGMLVQSDSSDVNSGKATFSSSEWILESTV; from the exons atggaaaaactgcttttgtttctgctgttcatTGGCATAGCGGTGAGAGCTCAGATCTGCCCAAAGCGCTGTGTCTGTCAGATTTTGTCTCCGAACCTTGCCACCCTTTGTGCCAAGAAAGGGCTCTTATTTGTTCCTCCCAATATTGACAGGAGGACCGTGGAGTTACGGCTGGCAGACAACTTTGTTACAAACATTAAAAGGAAAGACTTTGCCAATATGACCAGCCTGGTGGACCTGACGCTGTCCAGGAATACAATCAGTTTTATTACACCTCACGCATTTGCTGACTTGCGCAATTTGCGGGCTTTGCATTTGAACAGCAACCGATTGACTAAGATCACAAATGACATGTTCAGTGGACTCTCCAATCTTCACCACTTGATACTTAACAACAACCAGCTGactttaatttcttctacaGCTTTTGATGATGTTTTAGCTCTTGAGGAATTGGATTTGTCTTACAACAACCTGGAAACCATCCCCTGGGATGCTGTGGAGAAGATGGTTAGTTTGCACACTCTCAGTCTAGACCATAACATGATTGACCATATTCCCAAGGGGACCTTCTCCCACCTGCACAAGATGACCAGGTTGGATGTCACGTCTAACAAACTGCAGAAGCTACCGCCTGATCCTCTCTTTCAGCGAGCTCAAGTACTAGCAACCTCAGGAATTATCAGCCCTTCGACTTTTGCGTTGAGCTTTGGTGGGAACCCTTTGCATTGCAACTGTGAACTTTTGTGGCTGAGGCGTCTTTCAAGGGAGGATGACCTGGAGACTTGTGCTTCTCCCACGCTCTTGTCCGGCCGGTACTTCTGGTCAATCCCTGAGGAGGAGTTCCTGTGTGAGCCTCCTCTCATCACCCGGCACACCCATGAGCTGCGGGTGCTGGAGGGCCAGCGGGCAGCATTGAGGTGTAAGGCCCGGGGGGACCCTGAACCAGCAATTCATTGGATTTCACCTGAGGGCAAACTGATTTCAAATGCAACGAGGTCCGTGGTGTATGACAACGGGACACTTGACATCCTGATAACAACGGTGAAGGATACAGGCTCCTTCACCTGCATTGCTTCCAATCCAGCTGGGGAGGCCACGCAGACAGTGGACCTGCACATAATCAAACTCCCCCACTTGCTGAACAGCACAAACCACATCCACGAGCCTGACCCTGGCTCCTCGGATATCTCTACTTCCACCAAGTCAGGCTCCAACGCGAGCAGTAGCAATGGGGATACTAAAGTCAGCCAAGATAAGAAGGTGGTCATTGCGGAAGCAACATCTTCTACTGCTCTGCTGAAATTCAATTTTCAGAGGAATATACCTGGGATACGTATGTTCCAGATCCAGTACAATGGTACTTACGATGACTCCCTTGTTTACAG AATGATACCTCCCACAAGCAAAACCTTCCTGGTCAACAACCTGGCCGCTGGGACTGTGTATGACCTGTGCGTTCTGGCGATCTACGACGACGGGATCACCTCGCTCACTGCCACCAGGGTGGTGGGCTGCACGCAGTTCACCACTGAGCAGGATTATGTGCGCTGCCACTTCATGCAGTCCCAGTTCCTGGGTGGGACCATGATTATCATCATTGGTGGGATCATTGTGGCCTCTGTGCTCGTGTTTATCATCATCCTCATGATCCGCTACAAGGTGTGTAACAACAATGGGCAGCAGAAGGCCACCAAGGTCAGCAACGTGTACTCACAGACGAACGGGGCTCAGATCCAGGGCTGCAGCGGGGTGCTGTCGCAGTCAATGTCCAAGCAGGCTGTTGGGCATGAAGAGGGCATCCAGTGCTGCAAGGCTGCTAGCGACGGCATGACGCAGTCGCCAGAGACTGGCTCCAGCCAGGACTCGGCCACTACTACCTCCGCTTTGCCTCCCACCTGGACTTCCAGCACTTCTGTCTCCCAGAAGCAGAAGCGAAAGTCGGGGCCAAAGCCAAGCAGCGAGCCGCAGAGTGAAGCTGTCAGCAGTATCGAGTCCCAGAACACTAACAGAAATAACTCCACTGCCCTGCAGTTAGCTAGCCGTCCCCCTGACTCTGTCAAAGGGGCCCCCACGTACAAAAGAGCACAATCAAAGCCAAGTAAGTTCCTCACTTTGCCAGCTGACGCATCCCGAGCCAAGCGCAGGTTCTCCCTGGGCGGCGAGCTGATGGAGTCCCGCTGCCCCGGCAGCGCGTGGGGCGCAGGCGGACTGCGGTCCAAAAGGAGCATGTCCATGAATGGGATGTTAGTCCAGTCGGACAGCTCTGATGTGAATAGTGGAAAAGCAACTTTCTCCAGTTCTGAGTGGATATTGGAAAGCACTGTGTga
- the LRFN5 gene encoding leucine-rich repeat and fibronectin type-III domain-containing protein 5 isoform X4: protein MEKLLLFLLFIGIAVRAQICPKRCVCQILSPNLATLCAKKGLLFVPPNIDRRTVELRLADNFVTNIKRKDFANMTSLVDLTLSRNTISFITPHAFADLRNLRALHLNSNRLTKITNDMFSGLSNLHHLILNNNQLTLISSTAFDDVLALEELDLSYNNLETIPWDAVEKMVSLHTLSLDHNMIDHIPKGTFSHLHKMTRLDVTSNKLQKLPPDPLFQRAQVLATSGIISPSTFALSFGGNPLHCNCELLWLRRLSREDDLETCASPTLLSGRYFWSIPEEEFLCEPPLITRHTHELRVLEGQRAALRCKARGDPEPAIHWISPEGKLISNATRSVVYDNGTLDILITTVKDTGSFTCIASNPAGEATQTVDLHIIKLPHLLNSTNHIHEPDPGSSDISTSTKSGSNASSSNGDTKVSQDKKVVIAEATSSTALLKFNFQRNIPGIRMFQIQYNGTYDDSLVYRMIPPTSKTFLVNNLAAGTVYDLCVLAIYDDGITSLTATRVVGCTQFTTEQDYVRCHFMQSQFLGGTMIIIIGGIIVASVLVFIIILMIRYKKPGLICRMPALLCSLKTLQLMFLLGRKQYDSNSLKINALHHAHPTETFT from the exons atggaaaaactgcttttgtttctgctgttcatTGGCATAGCGGTGAGAGCTCAGATCTGCCCAAAGCGCTGTGTCTGTCAGATTTTGTCTCCGAACCTTGCCACCCTTTGTGCCAAGAAAGGGCTCTTATTTGTTCCTCCCAATATTGACAGGAGGACCGTGGAGTTACGGCTGGCAGACAACTTTGTTACAAACATTAAAAGGAAAGACTTTGCCAATATGACCAGCCTGGTGGACCTGACGCTGTCCAGGAATACAATCAGTTTTATTACACCTCACGCATTTGCTGACTTGCGCAATTTGCGGGCTTTGCATTTGAACAGCAACCGATTGACTAAGATCACAAATGACATGTTCAGTGGACTCTCCAATCTTCACCACTTGATACTTAACAACAACCAGCTGactttaatttcttctacaGCTTTTGATGATGTTTTAGCTCTTGAGGAATTGGATTTGTCTTACAACAACCTGGAAACCATCCCCTGGGATGCTGTGGAGAAGATGGTTAGTTTGCACACTCTCAGTCTAGACCATAACATGATTGACCATATTCCCAAGGGGACCTTCTCCCACCTGCACAAGATGACCAGGTTGGATGTCACGTCTAACAAACTGCAGAAGCTACCGCCTGATCCTCTCTTTCAGCGAGCTCAAGTACTAGCAACCTCAGGAATTATCAGCCCTTCGACTTTTGCGTTGAGCTTTGGTGGGAACCCTTTGCATTGCAACTGTGAACTTTTGTGGCTGAGGCGTCTTTCAAGGGAGGATGACCTGGAGACTTGTGCTTCTCCCACGCTCTTGTCCGGCCGGTACTTCTGGTCAATCCCTGAGGAGGAGTTCCTGTGTGAGCCTCCTCTCATCACCCGGCACACCCATGAGCTGCGGGTGCTGGAGGGCCAGCGGGCAGCATTGAGGTGTAAGGCCCGGGGGGACCCTGAACCAGCAATTCATTGGATTTCACCTGAGGGCAAACTGATTTCAAATGCAACGAGGTCCGTGGTGTATGACAACGGGACACTTGACATCCTGATAACAACGGTGAAGGATACAGGCTCCTTCACCTGCATTGCTTCCAATCCAGCTGGGGAGGCCACGCAGACAGTGGACCTGCACATAATCAAACTCCCCCACTTGCTGAACAGCACAAACCACATCCACGAGCCTGACCCTGGCTCCTCGGATATCTCTACTTCCACCAAGTCAGGCTCCAACGCGAGCAGTAGCAATGGGGATACTAAAGTCAGCCAAGATAAGAAGGTGGTCATTGCGGAAGCAACATCTTCTACTGCTCTGCTGAAATTCAATTTTCAGAGGAATATACCTGGGATACGTATGTTCCAGATCCAGTACAATGGTACTTACGATGACTCCCTTGTTTACAG AATGATACCTCCCACAAGCAAAACCTTCCTGGTCAACAACCTGGCCGCTGGGACTGTGTATGACCTGTGCGTTCTGGCGATCTACGACGACGGGATCACCTCGCTCACTGCCACCAGGGTGGTGGGCTGCACGCAGTTCACCACTGAGCAGGATTATGTGCGCTGCCACTTCATGCAGTCCCAGTTCCTGGGTGGGACCATGATTATCATCATTGGTGGGATCATTGTGGCCTCTGTGCTCGTGTTTATCATCATCCTCATGATCCGCTACAAG
- the LRFN5 gene encoding leucine-rich repeat and fibronectin type-III domain-containing protein 5 isoform X2, with protein MEKLLLFLLFIGIAVRAQICPKRCVCQILSPNLATLCAKKGLLFVPPNIDRRTVELRLADNFVTNIKRKDFANMTSLVDLTLSRNTISFITPHAFADLRNLRALHLNSNRLTKITNDMFSGLSNLHHLILNNNQLTLISSTAFDDVLALEELDLSYNNLETIPWDAVEKMVSLHTLSLDHNMIDHIPKGTFSHLHKMTRLDVTSNKLQKLPPDPLFQRAQVLATSGIISPSTFALSFGGNPLHCNCELLWLRRLSREDDLETCASPTLLSGRYFWSIPEEEFLCEPPLITRHTHELRVLEGQRAALRCKARGDPEPAIHWISPEGKLISNATRSVVYDNGTLDILITTVKDTGSFTCIASNPAGEATQTVDLHIIKLPHLLNSTNHIHEPDPGSSDISTSTKSGSNASSSNGDTKVSQDKKVVIAEATSSTALLKFNFQRNIPGIRMFQIQYNGTYDDSLVYRMIPPTSKTFLVNNLAAGTVYDLCVLAIYDDGITSLTATRVVGCTQFTTEQDYVRCHFMQSQFLGGTMIIIIGGIIVASVLVFIIILMIRYKVCNNNGQQKATKVSNVYSQTNGAQIQGCSGVLSQSMSKQAVGHEEGIQCCKAASDGMTQSPETGSSQDSATTTSALPPTWTSSTSVSQKQKRKSGPKPSSEPQSEAVSSIESQNTNRNNSTALQLASRPPDSVKGAPTYKRAQSKPKAGADLQDACPPLLPENVATDVLTRQKTIRFQLTED; from the exons atggaaaaactgcttttgtttctgctgttcatTGGCATAGCGGTGAGAGCTCAGATCTGCCCAAAGCGCTGTGTCTGTCAGATTTTGTCTCCGAACCTTGCCACCCTTTGTGCCAAGAAAGGGCTCTTATTTGTTCCTCCCAATATTGACAGGAGGACCGTGGAGTTACGGCTGGCAGACAACTTTGTTACAAACATTAAAAGGAAAGACTTTGCCAATATGACCAGCCTGGTGGACCTGACGCTGTCCAGGAATACAATCAGTTTTATTACACCTCACGCATTTGCTGACTTGCGCAATTTGCGGGCTTTGCATTTGAACAGCAACCGATTGACTAAGATCACAAATGACATGTTCAGTGGACTCTCCAATCTTCACCACTTGATACTTAACAACAACCAGCTGactttaatttcttctacaGCTTTTGATGATGTTTTAGCTCTTGAGGAATTGGATTTGTCTTACAACAACCTGGAAACCATCCCCTGGGATGCTGTGGAGAAGATGGTTAGTTTGCACACTCTCAGTCTAGACCATAACATGATTGACCATATTCCCAAGGGGACCTTCTCCCACCTGCACAAGATGACCAGGTTGGATGTCACGTCTAACAAACTGCAGAAGCTACCGCCTGATCCTCTCTTTCAGCGAGCTCAAGTACTAGCAACCTCAGGAATTATCAGCCCTTCGACTTTTGCGTTGAGCTTTGGTGGGAACCCTTTGCATTGCAACTGTGAACTTTTGTGGCTGAGGCGTCTTTCAAGGGAGGATGACCTGGAGACTTGTGCTTCTCCCACGCTCTTGTCCGGCCGGTACTTCTGGTCAATCCCTGAGGAGGAGTTCCTGTGTGAGCCTCCTCTCATCACCCGGCACACCCATGAGCTGCGGGTGCTGGAGGGCCAGCGGGCAGCATTGAGGTGTAAGGCCCGGGGGGACCCTGAACCAGCAATTCATTGGATTTCACCTGAGGGCAAACTGATTTCAAATGCAACGAGGTCCGTGGTGTATGACAACGGGACACTTGACATCCTGATAACAACGGTGAAGGATACAGGCTCCTTCACCTGCATTGCTTCCAATCCAGCTGGGGAGGCCACGCAGACAGTGGACCTGCACATAATCAAACTCCCCCACTTGCTGAACAGCACAAACCACATCCACGAGCCTGACCCTGGCTCCTCGGATATCTCTACTTCCACCAAGTCAGGCTCCAACGCGAGCAGTAGCAATGGGGATACTAAAGTCAGCCAAGATAAGAAGGTGGTCATTGCGGAAGCAACATCTTCTACTGCTCTGCTGAAATTCAATTTTCAGAGGAATATACCTGGGATACGTATGTTCCAGATCCAGTACAATGGTACTTACGATGACTCCCTTGTTTACAG AATGATACCTCCCACAAGCAAAACCTTCCTGGTCAACAACCTGGCCGCTGGGACTGTGTATGACCTGTGCGTTCTGGCGATCTACGACGACGGGATCACCTCGCTCACTGCCACCAGGGTGGTGGGCTGCACGCAGTTCACCACTGAGCAGGATTATGTGCGCTGCCACTTCATGCAGTCCCAGTTCCTGGGTGGGACCATGATTATCATCATTGGTGGGATCATTGTGGCCTCTGTGCTCGTGTTTATCATCATCCTCATGATCCGCTACAAGGTGTGTAACAACAATGGGCAGCAGAAGGCCACCAAGGTCAGCAACGTGTACTCACAGACGAACGGGGCTCAGATCCAGGGCTGCAGCGGGGTGCTGTCGCAGTCAATGTCCAAGCAGGCTGTTGGGCATGAAGAGGGCATCCAGTGCTGCAAGGCTGCTAGCGACGGCATGACGCAGTCGCCAGAGACTGGCTCCAGCCAGGACTCGGCCACTACTACCTCCGCTTTGCCTCCCACCTGGACTTCCAGCACTTCTGTCTCCCAGAAGCAGAAGCGAAAGTCGGGGCCAAAGCCAAGCAGCGAGCCGCAGAGTGAAGCTGTCAGCAGTATCGAGTCCCAGAACACTAACAGAAATAACTCCACTGCCCTGCAGTTAGCTAGCCGTCCCCCTGACTCTGTCAAAGGGGCCCCCACGTACAAAAGAGCACAATCAAAGCCAA
- the LRFN5 gene encoding leucine-rich repeat and fibronectin type-III domain-containing protein 5 isoform X3, producing MTSLVDLTLSRNTISFITPHAFADLRNLRALHLNSNRLTKITNDMFSGLSNLHHLILNNNQLTLISSTAFDDVLALEELDLSYNNLETIPWDAVEKMVSLHTLSLDHNMIDHIPKGTFSHLHKMTRLDVTSNKLQKLPPDPLFQRAQVLATSGIISPSTFALSFGGNPLHCNCELLWLRRLSREDDLETCASPTLLSGRYFWSIPEEEFLCEPPLITRHTHELRVLEGQRAALRCKARGDPEPAIHWISPEGKLISNATRSVVYDNGTLDILITTVKDTGSFTCIASNPAGEATQTVDLHIIKLPHLLNSTNHIHEPDPGSSDISTSTKSGSNASSSNGDTKVSQDKKVVIAEATSSTALLKFNFQRNIPGIRMFQIQYNGTYDDSLVYRMIPPTSKTFLVNNLAAGTVYDLCVLAIYDDGITSLTATRVVGCTQFTTEQDYVRCHFMQSQFLGGTMIIIIGGIIVASVLVFIIILMIRYKVCNNNGQQKATKVSNVYSQTNGAQIQGCSGVLSQSMSKQAVGHEEGIQCCKAASDGMTQSPETGSSQDSATTTSALPPTWTSSTSVSQKQKRKSGPKPSSEPQSEAVSSIESQNTNRNNSTALQLASRPPDSVKGAPTYKRAQSKPSKFLTLPADASRAKRRFSLGGELMESRCPGSAWGAGGLRSKRSMSMNGMLVQSDSSDVNSGKATFSSSEWILESTV from the exons ATGACCAGCCTGGTGGACCTGACGCTGTCCAGGAATACAATCAGTTTTATTACACCTCACGCATTTGCTGACTTGCGCAATTTGCGGGCTTTGCATTTGAACAGCAACCGATTGACTAAGATCACAAATGACATGTTCAGTGGACTCTCCAATCTTCACCACTTGATACTTAACAACAACCAGCTGactttaatttcttctacaGCTTTTGATGATGTTTTAGCTCTTGAGGAATTGGATTTGTCTTACAACAACCTGGAAACCATCCCCTGGGATGCTGTGGAGAAGATGGTTAGTTTGCACACTCTCAGTCTAGACCATAACATGATTGACCATATTCCCAAGGGGACCTTCTCCCACCTGCACAAGATGACCAGGTTGGATGTCACGTCTAACAAACTGCAGAAGCTACCGCCTGATCCTCTCTTTCAGCGAGCTCAAGTACTAGCAACCTCAGGAATTATCAGCCCTTCGACTTTTGCGTTGAGCTTTGGTGGGAACCCTTTGCATTGCAACTGTGAACTTTTGTGGCTGAGGCGTCTTTCAAGGGAGGATGACCTGGAGACTTGTGCTTCTCCCACGCTCTTGTCCGGCCGGTACTTCTGGTCAATCCCTGAGGAGGAGTTCCTGTGTGAGCCTCCTCTCATCACCCGGCACACCCATGAGCTGCGGGTGCTGGAGGGCCAGCGGGCAGCATTGAGGTGTAAGGCCCGGGGGGACCCTGAACCAGCAATTCATTGGATTTCACCTGAGGGCAAACTGATTTCAAATGCAACGAGGTCCGTGGTGTATGACAACGGGACACTTGACATCCTGATAACAACGGTGAAGGATACAGGCTCCTTCACCTGCATTGCTTCCAATCCAGCTGGGGAGGCCACGCAGACAGTGGACCTGCACATAATCAAACTCCCCCACTTGCTGAACAGCACAAACCACATCCACGAGCCTGACCCTGGCTCCTCGGATATCTCTACTTCCACCAAGTCAGGCTCCAACGCGAGCAGTAGCAATGGGGATACTAAAGTCAGCCAAGATAAGAAGGTGGTCATTGCGGAAGCAACATCTTCTACTGCTCTGCTGAAATTCAATTTTCAGAGGAATATACCTGGGATACGTATGTTCCAGATCCAGTACAATGGTACTTACGATGACTCCCTTGTTTACAG AATGATACCTCCCACAAGCAAAACCTTCCTGGTCAACAACCTGGCCGCTGGGACTGTGTATGACCTGTGCGTTCTGGCGATCTACGACGACGGGATCACCTCGCTCACTGCCACCAGGGTGGTGGGCTGCACGCAGTTCACCACTGAGCAGGATTATGTGCGCTGCCACTTCATGCAGTCCCAGTTCCTGGGTGGGACCATGATTATCATCATTGGTGGGATCATTGTGGCCTCTGTGCTCGTGTTTATCATCATCCTCATGATCCGCTACAAGGTGTGTAACAACAATGGGCAGCAGAAGGCCACCAAGGTCAGCAACGTGTACTCACAGACGAACGGGGCTCAGATCCAGGGCTGCAGCGGGGTGCTGTCGCAGTCAATGTCCAAGCAGGCTGTTGGGCATGAAGAGGGCATCCAGTGCTGCAAGGCTGCTAGCGACGGCATGACGCAGTCGCCAGAGACTGGCTCCAGCCAGGACTCGGCCACTACTACCTCCGCTTTGCCTCCCACCTGGACTTCCAGCACTTCTGTCTCCCAGAAGCAGAAGCGAAAGTCGGGGCCAAAGCCAAGCAGCGAGCCGCAGAGTGAAGCTGTCAGCAGTATCGAGTCCCAGAACACTAACAGAAATAACTCCACTGCCCTGCAGTTAGCTAGCCGTCCCCCTGACTCTGTCAAAGGGGCCCCCACGTACAAAAGAGCACAATCAAAGCCAAGTAAGTTCCTCACTTTGCCAGCTGACGCATCCCGAGCCAAGCGCAGGTTCTCCCTGGGCGGCGAGCTGATGGAGTCCCGCTGCCCCGGCAGCGCGTGGGGCGCAGGCGGACTGCGGTCCAAAAGGAGCATGTCCATGAATGGGATGTTAGTCCAGTCGGACAGCTCTGATGTGAATAGTGGAAAAGCAACTTTCTCCAGTTCTGAGTGGATATTGGAAAGCACTGTGTga